A genomic stretch from Asterias rubens chromosome 19, eAstRub1.3, whole genome shotgun sequence includes:
- the LOC117303127 gene encoding NADPH-dependent diflavin oxidoreductase 1-like, whose amino-acid sequence MAERRVVVLYGSQTGTAQDVAERVGREAKRRHFKTRVLSLDSYAIGELVNEPLVIFVCATTGQGDEPDNMKKFWRFLLRRNLPNDSLSELQFAVVGLGDSSYQKFNFIAKKLYRRLLQLGGQSIQPVGLADDQHDLGADAVIDPWLATLWEKVLSTYPLPLGLDIINSNICPPSRYEVQLLELDKGLDNPPTDHGINGIETPPSQSAPFQARLISNQRLTSTDHFQDVRLVKLDTSRSQISYIPGDVVMIQPHNSTESVNEFISHFSLNADQKIILRQTDPDAPLPLPCLVPQPCTIRHLVTHLLDINSVPRRYFFELLSHFAEDELQREKFQEFASAEGQQDLFSYCNRPRRTTLEVFQDFPTISSRIPLCYLLDLIPVIQPRAFSIASSLKTHPNEIHVLLAVVRYKTKLVKPREGLCSNWLARMHPNKEDIHIPIWVKSGTITFPKDGDHTPVIMVGPGTGVAPFRSYLQHRAAQDIGSNVLFFGCRNSEKDYLCHSEWCPLVAHGLLKVFTAFSRDQEDKIYVQDLMEGNSALLWEMMDSQKACFFIAGNAKQMPKDVTEALKNIIKMRGNLNETETEDYLKDMERSRRFQVETWS is encoded by the exons ATGGCAGAGAGAAGAGTTGTTGTTTTGTACGGGAGTCAGACCGGAACAGCCCAAGATGTTGCTGAACGTGTTGGACGGGAGGCCAAGAGGAGGCACTTTAAAACGAGGGTTCTTTCATTGGATTCGTACGCAATT gGTGAACTGGTGAATGAACCACTCgtcatttttgtgtgtgcaacAACAGGGCAGGGAGATGAACCTGATAATATGAAG AAATTCTGGAGATTTCTCCTAAGGAGAAATCTTCCAAATGACTCCCTGTCTGAGTTGCAGTTTGCTGTTGTCGGACTGGGGGACTCTTCCTATCAAAA ATTTAACTTCATAGCAAAGAAGCTTTACAGGAGACTTCTTCAGCTGGGTGGACAGAGTATTCAGCCTGTGGGATTAGCAGATGATCAACATGATCTTGG AGCAGACGCAGTGATTGATCCATGGCTAGCTACACTGTGGGAGAAAGTCTTATCAACGTACCCATTACCGCTGGGTTTAGATATAATTAACTCTAATATATG CCCTCCGTCAAGGTACGAAGTTCAATTATTAGAACTAGACAAAGGACTGGACAATCCTCCCACAGATCATGGTATCAATGGAATAGAAACACCGCCCTCGCAGTCTGCTCCTTTCCAAGCGAGGCTAATATCCAATCAGAGACTAACATCAACTGATCATTTTCAAGATGTCCGTCTTGTCAAATTAGATACTAGTCGATCACAAATAAG TTACATCCCAGGGGATGTGGTCATGATCCAGCCCCACAACTCTACGGAAAGCGTCAATGAGTTTATATCTCATTTTAGCCTCAATGCTGACCAGAAAATAATATTACGGCAAACTGATCCAG ATGCGCCCCTACCTCTCCCCTGTCTTGTCCCCCAGCCCTGCACCATAAGACACCTCGTCACGCACCTCCTTGACATCAACTCCGTCCCAAGGAGATACTTCTTTGAGTTGTTGTCTCATTTTGCTGAGGACGAGCTGCAGAGGGAGAAATTCCAGGAGTTTGCCTCGGCTGAAGGACAG CAAGATCTGTTCTCCTACTGCAACCGGCCGAGGCGTACCACGCTAGAAGTATTTCAAGATTTCCCAACAATCAGTTCCAGAATTCCATTGTGTTACCTGTTAGACCTCATCCCTGTTATCCAGCCAAGAGCTTTCTCTATTGCATCGTCATTAAAG acccATCCAAATGAAATCCATGTGCTACTAGCAGTAGTGAGGTACAAAACGAAGCTTGTGAAACCAAGAGAAGGGCTTTGCTCAAACTGGCTGGCAAGAATGCACCCAAACAAAG AGGATATACACATTCCTATTTGGGTGAAAAGCGGCACAATCACCTTCCCTAAGGACGGAGACCATACCCCTGTCATCATGGTGGGGCCCGGAACAGGTGTAGCCCCCTTCAGAAGCTACCTGCAACACAGGGCTGCTCAGGATATCGGAA GCAATGTGTTATTTTTCGGCTGTCGCAATTCTGAGAAAGACTACCTCTGCCATAGTGAATGGTGCCCTCTAGTGGCCCATGGTCTTTTAAAGGTTTTCACTGCCTTCTCAAGGGATCAG GAGGATAAAATTTATGTGCAGGACCTGATGGAaggaaatagcgccctcttgtgggaGATGATGGATAGTCAGAAAGCATGTTTCTTCATTGCAGG AAATGCAAAGCAGATGCCAAAAGATGTAACTGAAGCCCTTAAGAATATCATTAAGATGAGAGGAAATCTTAATGAAACTGAGACGGAAGACTATCTGAAAGATATGGAGAGGTCAAGACGCTTTCAGGTTGAAACCTGGTCGTAA
- the LOC117303128 gene encoding probable low affinity copper uptake protein 2, with translation MNMTFHFSDKIPHLLFYPWEINSWLDLVLAIFIVFLIATFLELIKVLTVKLRQKRQQIPLLSLQKSEPTARPSTINGNHTTEQTPLLSSMRIPSSVSKIRRRRFKFHIVESILHMVTVGFGYILMLIVMTYNTYLFITVVFSLTAGFLFLGPLRSMTTPPKIPARHQSLTDAEERSLGQSDSRPSLVESAESSRRPYYRGLYD, from the exons ATGAAT ATGACATTTCATTTTTCAGACAAGATCCCCCACTTGCTGTTCTACCCATGGGAAATTAACTCATGGCTAG ACCTGGTCTTAGCGATATTCATCGTCTTCCTCATTGCCACCTTCTTGGAGCTGATCAAGGTCCTTACAGTGAAGCTCAGGCAGAAGAGACAGCAGATTCCGCTGTTGTCTCTTCAGAAGAGCGAACCTACCGCAAGACCAAGCACAATCAACGGCAACCACACCACGGAACAGACACCTCTTCTCTCCTCCATGAGAATTCCAAGCAGTGTGTccaaaataagaagaagaag atTCAAGTTCCACATAGTTGAATCAATACTTCACATGGTTACAGTTGGTTTTGGCTACATACTTATGCTAATAGTGATGACCTACAATACGTATCTTTTCATCACTGTTGTGTTTTCACTGACGGCTGGCTTCTTATTTCTTGGTCCTCTTCGGAGCATGACGACCCCACCGAAGATCCCCGCCCGCCACCAATCCCTGACTGACGCTGAGGAGAGATCACTCGGACAGAGTGATAGTCGGCCGTCGTTAGTGGAATCTGCAGAAAGCTCACGGCGCCCGTACTACAGGGGGTTATATGATTGA